A region of Acidithiobacillus ferridurans DNA encodes the following proteins:
- a CDS encoding protoglobin domain-containing protein, whose product MDTDLLPYAAYNNRAIELLSRMQAIISEQANDAVESFYRSLNDIPEAQSIISILSEDDFYFLKRKQVQHLLLLLSPGTAMTDQALLSRSAGYRHASIGVDQIVLKKASEHYLKYLLNSIERRDFSMFYQLVTMRLAFDIKSQIDGYKDYELYYINAIDGLGVDSECIGPAADVNSCARNMARKIMQIQFVEGVVIGNVDGEVVDVFYRLGITPGVDRHTRRMRLELLKIVTSVWEDRNPVYIQNVENCPLLEGHDMRRCLSAGIRSIGVWPCQGAGGHVEGYLMIFFKYPGAMHGEQNIMYWSTISQKVGSALEAVMARRIT is encoded by the coding sequence ATGGATACGGATTTGCTACCATATGCTGCATATAATAATCGGGCTATAGAGTTGTTGTCCCGTATGCAGGCCATAATCTCTGAACAAGCGAACGATGCTGTCGAGTCGTTTTATCGTTCTTTAAATGATATTCCCGAAGCGCAAAGCATCATATCCATACTCTCGGAAGATGATTTTTATTTTCTCAAACGTAAACAGGTTCAGCATCTTTTGCTGTTGTTGTCGCCTGGCACCGCAATGACGGATCAGGCTCTTTTATCGCGGTCAGCGGGATATAGGCATGCATCCATAGGCGTTGATCAGATCGTTTTAAAGAAGGCAAGCGAGCACTATTTGAAGTACTTGTTGAATTCTATAGAGAGACGTGATTTTTCTATGTTCTATCAATTGGTAACCATGCGTCTCGCATTTGATATCAAATCTCAAATAGATGGATACAAGGATTATGAGTTGTATTATATAAATGCTATAGATGGACTTGGTGTTGATTCAGAATGTATCGGTCCTGCCGCAGACGTTAATTCTTGCGCACGTAATATGGCAAGAAAAATAATGCAGATTCAGTTTGTTGAAGGAGTTGTAATCGGTAATGTCGATGGTGAGGTTGTGGATGTATTTTACCGCCTAGGGATAACCCCAGGAGTTGATCGCCATACAAGAAGAATGCGTCTGGAATTGTTAAAAATTGTTACCTCTGTTTGGGAGGACAGGAATCCTGTATATATTCAAAATGTAGAGAATTGTCCATTATTGGAGGGGCATGATATGCGTCGGTGTTTATCCGCCGGCATCCGGTCAATCGGGGTCTGGCCGTGTCAGGGGGCGGGTGGGCACGTTGAAGGTTATTTGATGATATTTTTTAAGTACCCAGGTGCCATGCATGGCGAGCAGAACATTATGTACTGGTCTACCATTTCCCAAAAAGTTGGTTCGGCGTTGGAGGCTGTAATGGCCAGGCGTATCACCTGA
- the ligA gene encoding NAD-dependent DNA ligase LigA: MERVNHTDFERIQQLRAELVAANNAYYREDSPTLSDAEYDARLRELRSLEDRNPQWQSADSPTRRVGAAPVEVFGEVHYAIPLTSLDNVFDQDGFGDWLARVQKGLGREDVPLSAEPKFDGLSVNIRYIGGKLVQAGTRGDGQTGEDVTANVRTIRNVPLQLTGKDWPELLEVRGEVVIPVAAFRRLNGERLRAGDNPFANPRNAAAGSLRQLDSRVTAKRPLAYFPWGWGESSVPLGTSHIAVMERLSAWGFEVTSYLRGVHELTECQRYFSEMQKIREGMPFEIDGLVFKVDDLPAREQLGFTARAPRWAIAYKFPAHEERTVVEDILASVGRTGVITPVAVLKSVQVGGVTVSRASLHNQDEVDRKDIRVGDTVLVRRAGDVIPEVVMVIKEERPPATPPWHMPQRCPVCDSEVLRLANESAHRCMGGLYCPAQRMGAIRHFASRRAMDIRGLGEKLVQQLVGHGLVHTVADIYHLDEAALCGLERMASRSAQKLLAEIDRSRHTALPRFLYALGIRQVGEGTAKSLAIYFGDLDPLMAATPELLQNIPDVGPIVAESVAHFFAQPHNRDVIAALRTAGVQWAVVQPQKGGRFQGMTLVLTGTLDSMTREEAKIAIENAGGKVSSSVSAKTSYVVVGKDPGSKAEKATKLGVKQLTEAQFLAMFSEKE, encoded by the coding sequence GTGGAGCGGGTCAACCATACTGACTTCGAGCGTATTCAGCAATTGCGTGCGGAATTGGTGGCGGCCAATAACGCCTACTATCGGGAAGATTCGCCGACCCTGAGTGATGCCGAGTACGATGCGCGCCTGCGCGAACTGCGCTCCCTGGAAGACCGTAACCCCCAATGGCAAAGCGCCGACTCTCCGACCCGTAGGGTCGGGGCGGCTCCGGTGGAGGTCTTTGGGGAAGTGCATTATGCCATACCCCTGACCTCTCTCGACAATGTTTTCGATCAAGACGGTTTTGGCGACTGGCTGGCGCGCGTGCAGAAGGGGCTCGGCCGCGAGGATGTTCCGCTCAGTGCTGAACCCAAGTTTGATGGCCTCTCGGTCAACATTCGTTACATCGGCGGTAAGCTGGTACAGGCTGGTACCCGCGGAGATGGCCAGACCGGTGAAGATGTCACCGCCAACGTCCGCACCATTCGCAACGTCCCCCTGCAACTGACCGGCAAGGATTGGCCGGAACTGCTGGAAGTCCGTGGAGAAGTGGTCATCCCCGTGGCCGCTTTCCGGCGTCTGAATGGCGAGCGCCTGCGCGCCGGGGATAACCCCTTCGCCAACCCCCGCAATGCGGCGGCAGGCAGTCTGCGACAACTGGATTCCAGGGTAACGGCAAAGCGCCCCCTCGCATACTTCCCCTGGGGATGGGGAGAAAGCAGCGTGCCACTGGGGACAAGCCACATCGCGGTTATGGAACGCCTTTCCGCCTGGGGCTTCGAGGTGACCTCCTACCTGCGCGGTGTTCACGAACTTACGGAATGCCAACGCTATTTCAGCGAGATGCAGAAAATACGCGAAGGCATGCCTTTTGAAATAGACGGCCTCGTGTTCAAAGTTGACGATCTGCCCGCCCGGGAACAGTTGGGCTTCACCGCCCGCGCACCGCGTTGGGCCATTGCCTATAAATTTCCGGCGCACGAAGAGCGTACCGTGGTCGAAGATATCCTGGCTTCCGTAGGGCGCACGGGCGTGATTACTCCTGTGGCTGTCTTGAAGTCCGTGCAGGTGGGCGGCGTGACCGTGAGCCGCGCCAGTTTGCATAATCAGGATGAAGTGGATCGTAAAGATATTCGCGTGGGCGACACGGTGCTGGTACGCCGCGCCGGCGACGTAATCCCGGAAGTGGTCATGGTGATCAAGGAGGAACGGCCGCCTGCGACACCACCCTGGCACATGCCGCAGCGTTGTCCGGTCTGCGACTCGGAGGTCTTGCGCCTGGCCAATGAATCGGCGCATCGTTGCATGGGCGGGCTATATTGTCCGGCACAGCGGATGGGCGCCATCCGGCACTTTGCGTCGCGTCGGGCCATGGACATCCGGGGGCTGGGCGAAAAGCTCGTACAGCAACTGGTCGGGCATGGTCTGGTGCACACCGTGGCCGATATCTACCATCTGGATGAAGCGGCTCTGTGCGGCTTGGAGCGCATGGCCAGCCGTTCGGCGCAAAAGCTCCTCGCCGAAATCGATCGCTCCCGCCATACCGCCTTGCCCCGTTTTCTCTACGCCCTGGGTATCCGTCAGGTTGGGGAGGGTACGGCCAAATCCCTGGCCATCTATTTCGGGGATCTGGACCCCCTGATGGCCGCAACGCCGGAGCTTTTGCAGAACATTCCCGATGTAGGGCCTATCGTGGCGGAATCCGTTGCCCATTTTTTCGCCCAGCCCCATAACCGCGACGTCATTGCTGCCCTGCGCACCGCGGGAGTACAGTGGGCTGTGGTCCAGCCGCAAAAAGGCGGGCGTTTTCAGGGTATGACCCTTGTGCTCACTGGAACCCTGGACAGCATGACCCGGGAAGAGGCCAAAATCGCCATAGAAAATGCGGGCGGGAAAGTCAGCAGTTCCGTGTCGGCCAAAACAAGCTATGTGGTAGTCGGCAAGGACCCAGGCAGTAAGGCCGAAAAAGCCACAAAGCTGGGTGTGAAACAGCTTACCGAGGCGCAATTTTTGGCGATGTTTTCAGAAAAGGAATGA
- a CDS encoding histidinol-phosphatase, whose product MALTLFDLDNTLLSGDSDHAWMEFLASRGIVDTERFHRMNDQFYAEYLAGELDIHAFLEFQLAPLAAHPRALLDAWHREYLQERVLPMISDQARALIEDHRRQGDTLVIITATNRFVTAPIARELGIAHLLATEAEETASGDFTGRSIGLPCFQAGKVQRLRDWLETQGLDWNQSIGDSSFYSDSYNDLPLLEYVTRPVAVDPDPRLRTLAEERGWPILSLRPASAKLAL is encoded by the coding sequence ATGGCCCTCACCCTTTTTGATCTCGACAACACCCTGCTTTCCGGCGACTCCGACCATGCCTGGATGGAGTTTCTCGCCAGTCGCGGCATTGTCGATACAGAGCGCTTCCACCGCATGAATGATCAGTTCTATGCAGAATACCTGGCGGGCGAATTGGATATTCACGCCTTCCTGGAGTTTCAGTTGGCCCCTCTGGCGGCGCATCCCCGAGCGCTGCTCGATGCCTGGCACCGGGAATATCTGCAGGAGCGGGTGCTGCCCATGATCTCCGACCAAGCCCGCGCCCTGATCGAGGATCATCGCCGGCAGGGCGACACCCTGGTCATCATCACTGCGACCAATCGCTTTGTGACGGCACCCATCGCCCGGGAACTGGGCATCGCCCACCTGCTGGCGACAGAGGCTGAGGAAACGGCCTCCGGAGACTTTACCGGCCGCAGTATCGGCCTTCCCTGTTTCCAGGCCGGCAAGGTGCAACGTCTGCGCGACTGGCTGGAGACACAGGGCCTGGACTGGAATCAAAGCATCGGGGACAGCAGCTTTTACAGCGACTCATATAACGATCTGCCCCTGCTCGAATATGTCACCCGGCCAGTAGCCGTGGATCCTGATCCGCGTCTGCGCACCTTGGCCGAAGAGCGGGGCTGGCCGATTCTCTCTCTGCGTCCGGCGTCTGCGAAGTTGGCTTTGTGA
- the atpC gene encoding ATP synthase F1 subunit epsilon: MQQNRTFRLNVVDVHGEVYTGMARFVAVPAELGEIGILPGHAPLLSGLRPGELRITQPDGQTQILFLEGGMLEIQPDIVTILADASLRIADIDIHESRERIKDAQSTLAKRAVPAMDFARAELELQREVAKLHAYQRYQIQEQRGGGTGNYHWERPALQNVPKVNVQELED; this comes from the coding sequence ATGCAGCAGAACAGAACATTCCGCTTGAATGTTGTCGATGTCCATGGAGAAGTCTACACCGGTATGGCGCGTTTTGTGGCGGTACCGGCGGAACTGGGTGAGATCGGTATTCTGCCGGGGCATGCGCCCCTGCTGTCCGGGCTGCGGCCCGGCGAGTTACGCATTACCCAGCCAGACGGCCAGACGCAGATTCTTTTTCTGGAGGGTGGAATGCTGGAGATTCAACCCGATATCGTAACCATCCTCGCCGATGCCAGCCTGCGGATTGCGGATATCGATATTCACGAAAGCAGGGAACGCATCAAGGACGCACAAAGTACGCTGGCGAAACGTGCGGTTCCGGCGATGGATTTTGCCCGCGCCGAACTGGAATTGCAGCGGGAAGTGGCAAAATTGCATGCGTACCAGCGCTACCAGATACAGGAGCAACGGGGTGGCGGTACGGGCAATTATCATTGGGAGCGCCCGGCTTTGCAGAATGTGCCGAAGGTGAACGTGCAGGAACTGGAGGATTGA